The DNA segment gtccttggccaaatggctttccaggggaattctatcaaacatttaaggaaaagttaatacctattctcttgaagttgttccaaaaaatagaaatggaaggaaaacttccaaactctatgaagccagcattaccttgattccaaaaccagacaaagaccccatgAAAAAGGAGAacacagaccaatttccctgatgaacatggatgcaagaATCCTcgacaagatattagccaaccaaatccaacaatactttaaaaaaattattcaccatgaccaagtgggatttatacctgggatgcagggatggttcaatatccagaaaacaatcaatgtgatacatcacatcaataaaagaaaggacaagaaccacatgatcctcccattacatgcagagaaagcatttgacaaactacagcatcctttcttgataaaaagcccttaagaaagtagggatagaaggatcatacctcaagatcataaaagccatatatgaaagacccaacactacaATCAtgttcaatggggaaaaactgagagctttctacctaaggtcaggaacaagatagggatgtccactctcacaactggtattcaacatagtattggaagtcttatcctcagtaatcagacaacacaaagaaataaaatacatcaaatcagccaggaggagttcaaactttcactcttcacagatgacatgatacactatatggaaaacccaaaagattctaccaaaaaactgctataactgatccatgaattcagcaaagttgtaggatataaaatcaatgcacagaaatcggttgcattcctatacatcaataatgacacaatagaaagagaaatcaaggaatcgatcccatttacaattgcaccaaaaaccataaaatacctaggaataaatctaaccaaagaggtgaaaaatctatacactgaaaactacagaaagtttatgaaaaaaactgaagacacacaaaaaaggaaaaatattccatgctcctggataggaagaacaaatattattaaaatgtcaatactactcaaagcaatctacatattcaatgcaatccctatcaaaataacaccatcattcttcacagaactagaacaaacaatcctaaaatctgtatggaaccagaaaagaatagccaaaagcaatcctgaaaaacaaaaccaaagccggaggtatcacaatcccagacttcaagctgtattacaaagctggaaTCCTCaggacagtatgatactggcacaaaaacagacactcagatcaatggaacagaatagagaacccggaaatggacccacaagtatatggccaactaatctttgacaaagcaggaaagactatccaatggaataaagacagtgtcttcagcaagtggtgctgggaaaactggacagcgacatgcagaaaaatgaacctgaaccactttcttacaccatacacaaaaataaactcaaaatggatgaaagacctaaatgtgagacagaaaaccaccaaaatccttgaggagaaaacaggcaacaacctctttgacttaggccgtagcaacttcttacttgacacgtctccagaggcaagggaaatagaagcaacaacaaactattgggacctcatcatgataaaaagcttctgcatagcaaaggaaacaatcaacaaaactaaaaggcaaccgacaaaatgagagaaaatattcacaaatgatatattggataaagtggttaacatccaaaatccataaagaacttaccaaacttaacaccccaataacaaataatccagggaagaaattggcagaagacatgaatagacacttttccaaagacattcagatggcaaacagacacatgaaaagacccttcatcatcagggaaatacaaatcaaaaccacaatgagataccacttcacacctttcagaatggctcaaattatcaactcaggaaacaacagatgttggtgaggatgcagagaaaggggaatccttttgcactgctggtgggaatgcaaactggtacagccactttggaaaacactatggaggttcctcaaacaattaaaaatagagctactctcTGACctagcaatggcactactaggaatttatccaaaggataaaaaaacaaaatgctgattcaaaggggcacatgcaccccaatgtttacagcaatgctatcaacagccaaattatggaaagagcccaaatgtccatcggttgatgaatggataaggagatgtggtatatacacagatacaatggaatactacttgacaatggaaaagaatgaaatcttgccatttgcaacaatgtggatggaactagagggtattatgctaaatgaaagaattgctggaggggggtgggtggagggatgggttaaatgggtgatgaacaTTAAGAAgtcactttttgggatgagcactgggtgtcatatgtaagtcactggattctattcctgaagccaagacgacactgtatgttaactaacttgaatttaaataaaaaataaaaatcaacaacaaaagtaaaaggcatatGTCCATTTCATCttagttgttgaatttattggtATAAAGTTGTCCATTACATGCTCTTATTATCTTTAATGTCAACATGTTCTGTATTGATGTCTCacttttcattcttgatattactaacctgttttctcttttacttgatcagttttttttgtttcctaagcTATTATAACAAATAACCATAAACTGAGTGGcttgaaaataatagaaatgtactCTGTCACATTTCCCTTTGAAAATCGAGGAGCCTTTTAAAGGCTGTAGGAGAGGATTGCTCCTCACCTCTTACTAGTTTCTGGTGGCTAGCAATCTTTGGCTTGAGGATGCATTAGTCCAATCCCTGCCTTATCTTCACTTggccttctgtttctgtgtctctttatggtcttcttataaggacactaaatCATTGGATTTAATATGATATAGTATGATGTCATAACTAAGTATATCTACAATaaccctacttccaaataaggtcacattctaaagTTCTGGATGGACATGGCTTTTGAGAGAATACTATTCAGCTCAGCATATTAATCCTGCtaggtgtttatcaattttaatcATTTCCAAAGTCTCacttttttgttgattttctgtgttaGTTTTCATCAGCTGTGGATATGTTCTCTGTCAATATCTCTTCAAACATTTCTTCCGtgccattctctttttcttcacctTGTGAAACTCAATTACAAGATGCAAGGCCATTTGATTTTGCCTTCAAAACTCAAATACtctgtcctttttattttcactcccttttctctttgattttcagttttttattttcaattgtccTGTCTTCCAAGTTTATCAAATCATTTCCTATGTAGTTATATCATAttcaattctagaattttctttttgtttcccatAGTTTACATGTATTTGCTGAAATTCCCCATCTTTTCATGCATGTTTTCCACCCTTTTTACTACCTCCTTCAGCAATTTATCATAGTTAATCTACTTCTGATAACTACAATATCTGGGCAATCTCTGAGTTCACTTCTATTGACTTCTCTCTGAATCAAATCAAATGTCTCTGCTCCTTGAAGGTCTTATAATTTCTTGCTGCATGCTGGATATTTTCTATAAAAGAACAGTaggtatgaaaataaataataattacctCCACAAAAGGGTGTGCCTATTCCTTGTCAGGCTCTTAGACTGGGAAGCTGCATCAATCTAATCTGTGGTTGATGTGGAGATGAGCTGTGCTCATTTAGTTGAGTTTTACCActtgcttcaaatattttaaatgaagatttCCTTTCAGCAGGAATTGGGATCTGAGAATTGGTGAGAACTTAGTAGAACCTTTGTGTTTTTCAGCTAAATCGCCAGCTTTCCAAACATGTGGAGTTTCTCTTTGCACTACATTCCAAAGGCATAAGTTAGAATTTGAGGTTTTCTCTTTGTATTCTACTCAGGCTTCCTGAGAAGGTGAACTCTCTCTCAAATTACCATGCCTTTTGGAGGATACAGTTGCTTACACTCACAATGCCTCAAAaagatttttcctgttttagttcTGTTCTATGTTCTTATCTTCCTAGTAAGTGAGTACATTCTTTCTAAAACTAGCAATCTGGCTGATTGAAAAGAAGCAACACATAAATCACGGATTTATAAAGATAAGCCAATGTTTACTGAACTTCATTTCACAGTGAGTCTATATAGGACAAGGCAGAAGAGATAAGAgaagttctttctctttcataaatCCACTGAGCACTTACAACATATGACACTATTCCAGCAAAATATAATCTCAGTAACTGGGATGGATAAAAATGGAACTCCTAAATTACAGAAGATCTTgtttttctaaaatctaaaattagaAGTGGACTAGTTCAGGTTCTTTTTACCATGTGATTCTGCCATCTCCTAAAATCTCATCATCAATAATATCCattgaatggaaagagaaaaaaaaaggggacgGGCATTCCCCTTTTTCAGAATCTTAATATGAAAACAACAAATACATCCATTTCACTTACATTTCAGTGGCTAATATTCAGTCTCATGCAATTCTTAATtgaaagggaggctgggaaatgcagtTTTGCTGTGTAtccagaacaaaaaagaaatacattcagtTCATAGAATCTGTTAATTTTGTCAGCTTAAAAACTTTCTATCCTTAAAGCTAAATATTCAATACAGGAACATTGACTGAATTGAAGAGGAATGCCTTATCTGTTTATACAAGCTTCTGTACTGACATTGGAGGCAAGTCATATTTTAAGGGAGGGTGTGGTTCTCTTCCATTACTTCAGTGTAAGTGAGGGATAAACACACATTCAAAAATCTATTTATAATGCCTTTTTGAATTAACATTTTCACCCTCTGTTATGTTTAAAAGTTACATAATGGGATTAAAATACTATTGaagtaactttttgttttataagaattTAATGTGTTAGTGCATATTTCTAAACCTAATATTCTAGTACAAACCTGTAAGTCCAAGTTCTTCCTGTGTCATCCTCCCCACATGTAATTTATAAACTTTGATTCTATCAATCCCCCTCTCACCATATGTGGTCCTTCACAACTTGAATTTCAGCTTCCTTGATGCACAGGAGTCAGGACCCACCAGTGTTTCTCAGGTGTGGTTGCACTATGATTTTCAGAGGCATGAAAGAAATTTTTCATGGCTTgtatccaaatatttttctagtGATGTCAAATTTCAATGCATCGGTATTTATTGAAGTATCTCCCATGGTCACTACTGTGTGACCTatgtaaatagtattttattcCACTTTCTGTCTTATTAGCCCAGAAGTCTTCAGCAGTATTATTTACACAGTCTTATATCTAGAAACTTATTCCTAATTGAGATTTCTAATTCCACCAGataaccattttcttttaaagtgctCCCTCTTATACGTTAAACTTGTCACCAACTTTTATTTTGGCCATAGGATCATTTCTTCTAAAATGATAAACCCTGTTAATCTTCTTCAAAGATTCTTTTGAGAACCAGTCACTGGGAACCTTCTGGatgatcattttcttcttttgaattttctctgGGATCTGTAAACCATTCTTTATCTGCACAGATATGGATCCAAGTAGAAGCTATCCAATCACTtgcatgacagagagagagagaaagttgtttttgtttttgtggataCAAATATCACAACTATTTTGTACCTagttttctccccctctcccccctttgGATTGATTTTGTCCTTCCTACAAAGATCACACCTTGTTTAAAAGGGTTAGTATTTGCTCATTCAAGACTActttcacggggcacctgggtggctcagtcggttaagcagccgacttcggctcaggtcatgatctcgcggtccgtgagtttgagccccatgtcgggctctgtgctgacagctcagagcctggagccggtttcagattctgtgtctccctctctctgaccctcccccattcatgctctgtctctccctgtctcaaaaataaataaaacgttaaaaaaaaaaattaaaaaaaaaaaaagactactttcacaaataattataatttctatataaatGAAAATCTAAGAAGCTCTTGACAGCAGTTTGTGGTAACTTCTATTAATCATATCTGCTATTACTCACAACCTTTCAGCCTTATGTATGAACACTAGCCCTAGTTTTGTGTAGATCACAACTGAAGTAAACTTACCTATAGCTACTTCTCTCATGCATGAAGTGATTAAAATCCCATTTCAGAGACTAAGCTTCATGAACCTCTTGCAAGGATGTGTGACAGACTAGTTGGCATAGTATTTGGCCTTATGGCAGGAATTAAATCAACACCTGCAGAATCACTTGTGCAAAGCCTAAGCAATGAAAGTGCTTACATGAATTCAGATCTGCTCCCCTTAATAAGTggattccagaagaaaaaaattttataaagactGTAAGAAATGTAGTGATATGGTAAAACTATTACTTCAAAACCCAATTCTAAAGGAGCTGCTGAGCAATGCTGAGTATCCGGGGTCCTGGAAAATGTCTCTTATAAAAGTGCTCCAAACAAAACACGCTTTACGAtgatttagaaaatatgaaaggcTGGATTTTGTAGACTGCTTGGTACACTTCTGGTTATTTCTcataagtaggaaaaaaatctacaatgTTGTAgtcctttggttttattttctgggATTAAAAACAAGTATAGGCATAAATGTTTTCCCATGCTCTTCTTGATGATATCCTTTAAAATAACTTATCAAACGGCTTTATTTATGTCTCTTGTTTATCAGTGTTCATCAAAGTCACTGTCAGCCTTGATTAACTGGTTGAAAATTTCAGAGCAGAGTAAGTAACTTTCATGAACATTTTCCCCAATCCCTGAGAATCATAATCATCACAGAAATGTTTTATCCCTTCATCATAAATCTCTGGAAAGTAGCCGTGTTCGTTCATTGTTAACAGGGCAAGGAGCAGTGTCATAGAGGGTTAATCCATGTAAATTGGCTTCCACTTGTAAAGAAATTTTctgtaacagaaaagaaaattatatatagacGTTTGTTCCTTAAAGACATCTTCAAAGTCTTCAACATCACATCTTCAATATGCTCTGAAGAACATTTATGGGATTGGGGATGTAAATCAATTCTAATGAGTAACAAGAGTGAGACAGATGCTATACTGACAACGGTATCAACTGTAGTACCAACAGAGTTGGGAAAACCAAGCTTCTCTACTCAGaagttcttcatttttctttggtttctaaaAGGAATCAGTAGGCGGAGGAATCAGGAAACGTAGGCGGAGTTGATGAAAATTCTGTGAAAAAGTTTCTGCAAATTTACTTGTTCTACAGCCCTATTTTCAAGGTTGAATACCTTACTAACAATACACTACTTCTCCAAACACAGAAACAATTTCCCTGAGTCGCTCCTCTTCTGGCATTGCTGCTTATGAAGTTAATTTTCAAAAAGGCTGGAGACTTGCCTATAGAAACTTCTCTTATTCCACCTGCAGGAAGTTTGACTGCATAAATCTAACGCTGTGTTTTCTTACCTGAAAATCACGGATGTAAGTCAAGAAAAAACCAAAGAAGGAGAATGACAAAGACCATTCTGCTGCAGTGGTGATCATGTGAAGCACATAACCCTTGAgtgacaatggaaaaaaaagaacagttctgtgaaatttcattcaaataatctataatttctctcaaataaaaacccataaaatttATAATCCAATCTGCCTTATGAAAATTAAAGGGCATCAGGTAAACACTAAGGACATTTCAATACACTATAGACTTTTGTTAAAAATGTGTCCATTTGAGTTTAACTATAACAAACATGCTATATTAATTAAAGATGTTAATAAAAGGGGAAGGTATATAATACATTGATAACACAGAACCCTCTGTACTATTTTCACAATTCTTCTGTAAATATAAACTATCTAAATTCGGAtttgtttaaaaactttattccatttatcttttataaataattccATATCTGAACTTTCTGTGGAAAAAAACCCAATCCTTAATTTATTAAACCTAGCTCGAGAATTAAAGACAGACATTAGAAAGTTCCTCCTAAGTGATTTACCTACTGTAAATTTCATCCAGAGCAAATAAAATTTCCATCTGAGAACTAAGACAGGAGAACTTCTACTCTATGATCAGGAAGTTACTGCCTTTCCCACAACCCTAAGATTCATTAAATGTCACTAAAAACGTTTAGGTAAAAAATGCTCATGGTAAACGTGGTGTCATTTTTAGAGCATTAAATAATATATGGATTATAGCTAAGAGAAtccaggggctcctaggtggctcaactggttgaggatccaactcttaagtttggcttaagtcatgatcctagggtcatgagatcaagccctaggtcagggtctgcactgagcattgagactgcttgagattctctttctccctccttctgtccctctcctctgctcatatatctctctctaaaataaaaaaatatatacaataaaaaaaaataactgagaatggggcacctgggtggctcaatcagttaagcatccagctttagctcaggtcatgatctcacggtctgtgagttcgagccccgcgttgagctctgcgctggcagctcggagcctggagcctagttggattctgtgtctccctctctctctgctcctctcccacttatgctctgtctctctctctctcaaaagtaaataaacattaaaaaatatttttaaaaaataactgaaagaatCTAATAAATTactccattctttcattcttatAAACATGTCCTATCCAGggctaattctttaaaaataagttaaaatgaaatgCCACTGAGAGGTTTGTGAAAACAGATAAACCTATTTTATCATCTATTTAGTATATGTCCCTCCACTTTTTTTCTCAGGATCAAAGATGCTATCTCCATTCAGATATCCAGTATACTGGAACCCAAATGTAGAGTCCATAATAATAAACTTCCAGATAATAATTCAGAAAACACGAATTCTAATAATAAAAGATCTCAGTTGGGTATGTTGTACACTACATCCATATTTAGGAAAGACAATTTCTGAGAAAACTCTTTGCCATCATGATTCTCTTCATGTCTTGAAAATGTTCACTGGTCAGACGTGAGAGAATAACACAGGTAATTCTACACAAACTCAATCATACATAGTAAATAATCCTAATTTAACAGAATTGACTATTCTACtgaaaaagtttcatttttggtgatgacacaaaagaatacatcaAAACCAACCAAAATAGTCATCTTTAATATAAAACTAAGTTTTGTAGATTCCAAGCTCTTACTTTGTCCTCGGGGTTCCAATGGAGTTTCTGGTCTACATCTTTGCCATAATTGCCACTGTGCAACAATGATGAGGAAGTCAGCactataaaaaaaagtaagtcaagGAGAATCTCGGACAAGACCTATGCATTTAAAttagattcaaaataaaaataactttaaaagtccCAAAGGATTACTCATACATTTGTTTCCAAGGTCCAAACCCATTTTCTTAAAGACTAGATGTCACATAGCAgtagtgaaaattaaaatgtgccTGGAGGATTACTATGAAATGGTCTGCAGAGTCAACTCCCCTTTGCTCAGTAAATCAGTACTATCCTCCATAACTGTTCTCAAGGACATAAACTCATCCTTCAGATGTCTGAAGTGAGTATGATCAGGCTAAACATCAGCTTTCTTCCTAGTTCAATTACTGAGGTCCTatgtaaaatttgaatttcacatttcaAGTCTTTTAATTTACTAACCCAAGAATCTCACCCACAAAAGACCTGCTTACAATATGCCAACAGTGTTCACTTAAATTCTGTTATTCAATTCCCTTCCAAGTGGAGCCACATTTTACAGCAAAGGATACTGCTAAATGCACTTACTCCACACCAGATAACCAGCAATAGTCTAATCCAGAAGACTTGTTTGCCATGAATTTTGGGCTGCATTTGGTAGGAAAGGATGGTCTGAACCAACATATATAACGAGCCCATACCAAAGGTGAGCACAGCTCCACATATGTGTACAggaaaaaagtctgttttctaagaggtagaaagaagaaataagtaaataaggtaAACTCAAAACACATTACCAACACAATATTTAAAAGCACAAGCCAGCAATTTCAATAGAACATTCACTGAGTGCAAAAATACTGAGAATTCTACAAAATTACTTCTTGAAGTAATTCTCTCTTAGACTACTCAGCATAAGCCAGAGGACTACGGTAAACCAAATTATTCATATGCCACTACTGAAAATATGACAGTAGTTGTTCATTTACTCATTGAATACCATGTTTCTTTGGGTGCCTCTTGTGtgtcaagcactgttctaagtactcagatatatcagtgaacaaaacaggcaagCATCTGGCCTTCAGAGTTTATATTCAAGtgaagaagcaaaaacaataaataataaactttagaaGCAAGTAAAATTCATAGTATGTTAGATGGTGATAAGGATTATAGAAAAAGAGTAATGCACGACAAAGGGAGATTAGCAGGTTGGAAAGCTGGAGGGAGGGAGTTTCAACTTAAACCCAATTTAAATCCAAAAGCAATTTaaagtctcaaaaaatttaaacaccCCACCTTGGCTCTAGTTGATTGGTTTTGACAAAGTATACAAGGGATTatcataaattataatttttccccctttaccTCACTCTTACCGGTAtccatttacattttactttttactacACATACCCTCTGCTTAAAAGTGACAAGAGTGGCTCTCCAAAAATCCTACAAACATCTTCAGTTGAGCCCCTCTAATTCTCGAAGCTGGCACTGTCTGTATTTCATGTGGTTGGGAAGGCACTGCACAGCATCTGGCACGGAGGGCATCACGGGGTAGCGAGAGGGGAGAGGTAGGGCTTGGGCCCCTCCTTTCAGTCAACTGTGCTAATTCACAAATACAGAACCCAACTTTCTTAGTTGAAGCTACAGGAAGTTTCCagtataaagaagtaaaagataacGTTTTTGGCAACGCCATTGGTTTTCTTTTGGAGAGAAAAGGCTACTTTGATCCAGTTTGCGGTGTTATAACTGGCAATGAGTTATGAGtactgagaagggaaaaaaa comes from the Acinonyx jubatus isolate Ajub_Pintada_27869175 chromosome C1, VMU_Ajub_asm_v1.0, whole genome shotgun sequence genome and includes:
- the DRAM2 gene encoding DNA damage-regulated autophagy modulator protein 2 isoform X2, with the protein product MWWFQQGLSFLPSALVIWTAAAFIFSYIIAITLHHVDPALPYISDTGTLPPEKCLFGAMLNIAAVLCIATIYVRYKQVHALNPEENRIIRINKAGLVLGLLSCFGLSIVANFQKTDFFPVHICGAVLTFGMGSLYMLVQTILSYQMQPKIHGKQVFWIRLLLVIWCGVSAFSMLTSSSLLHSGNYGKDVDQKLHWNPEDKGYVLHMITTAAEWSLSFSFFGFFLTYIRDFQQNCISQPPFQLRIA
- the DRAM2 gene encoding DNA damage-regulated autophagy modulator protein 2 isoform X1 — its product is MWWFQQGLSFLPSALVIWTAAAFIFSYIIAITLHHVDPALPYISDTGTLPPEKCLFGAMLNIAAVLCIATIYVRYKQVHALNPEENRIIRINKAGLVLGLLSCFGLSIVANFQKTDFFPVHICGAVLTFGMGSLYMLVQTILSYQMQPKIHGKQVFWIRLLLVIWCGVSAFSMLTSSSLLHSGNYGKDVDQKLHWNPEDKGYVLHMITTAAEWSLSFSFFGFFLTYIRDFQKISLQVEANLHGLTLYDTAPCPVNNERTRLLSRDL
- the DRAM2 gene encoding DNA damage-regulated autophagy modulator protein 2 isoform X3, whose translation is MLNIAAVLCIATIYVRYKQVHALNPEENRIIRINKAGLVLGLLSCFGLSIVANFQKTDFFPVHICGAVLTFGMGSLYMLVQTILSYQMQPKIHGKQVFWIRLLLVIWCGVSAFSMLTSSSLLHSGNYGKDVDQKLHWNPEDKGYVLHMITTAAEWSLSFSFFGFFLTYIRDFQKISLQVEANLHGLTLYDTAPCPVNNERTRLLSRDL